A window of the Lactuca sativa cultivar Salinas chromosome 7, Lsat_Salinas_v11, whole genome shotgun sequence genome harbors these coding sequences:
- the LOC111880671 gene encoding protein NRT1/ PTR FAMILY 4.5 produces MTNVNKIKDAVEILEKLGRCDVNTYDHGIILESEKDVLIEGKVDWKGRTATKNNHGGMRAAFAILATFAFENMATFALAVNLVTYFNSVMHYDIADAANHLTNYMGTGYILSILMAVFADAYIGRFRTVLIAAFVEFLGLALLTLQAHYPKFQPPLCNIFLPTSNCAKLSGGNAVMLFSAIYLMAVGAAGVKAALPSHGADQFEEKDPKEATTMSTFFNWLLLAIVLGGSVSLTCFVWVQDNKGFDYGFGLSMIAMFVGGIILICGLPWYRIYVVQGSSAITEIIQVYVAAIRNSNLQLPEDPSELYEIPMDKEAGLHEEFLPHRDVYRWLDKAAIRSDNTGSSPWKLCRVTQVENAKILLAMIPVFLCSIIMTLCLAQLQTFSVQQGVTMDIKLTKSFNMPPASLPIIPVAFLVVLIPIYDKIIVPLLRKFTGIPTGITYLQRVGVGLILSSVSMAIAGIMEVKRKDVAKDHNMLDAIPVLQPLPISVFWLSFQYFVFGIADMFTYVGLLEFFYSQAPKSIKSISSCFLWSSMAIGYFMSSIMVKIVNHATKAGTKSGGWLAGNNINRNHLELFYWLLSILSLINFIVYLFVAMRYKYRPQSLDTEDEHDHEVQQLRTLKPSM; encoded by the exons ATGACGAATGTGAACAAGATTAAGGACGCTGTTGAAATCCT GGAAAAACTGGGTCGATGTGACGTCAACACATATGATCATGGAATCATTCTTGAAAGT gaAAAAGATGTGCTCATTGAAGGTAAAGTGGATTGGAAAGGAAGAACTGCTACAAAGAACAACCATGGAGGAATGCGAGCTGCGTTTGCCATATTAG CAACATTTGCGTTTGAAAACATGGCAACTTTCGCATTGGCAGTGAACTTGGTGACATATTTCAATTCGGTGATGCATTATGACATAGCCGACGCAGCAAACCATCTTACCAACTACATGGGAACTGGTTATATTCTTTCCATCCTTATGGCTGTTTTTGCTGATGCCTATATTGGCCGATTCAGAACTGTTCTTATCGCAGCATTTGTAGAATTTCTG GGACTTGCACTCCTAACTTTACAAGCTCACTATCCAAAATTTCAACCACCCCTTTGCAACATCTTTCTGCCAACGTCAAACTGTGCGAAACTTAGCGGAGGAAACGCTGTGATGCTGTTCTCTGCGATCTACCTGATGGCTGTTGGTGCTGCGGGTGTAAAAGCTGCATTGCCATCGCATGGCGCAGACCAGTTTGAAGAAAAAGATCCTAAAGAAGCTACAACGATGTCAACCTTCTTTAACTGGTTGCTTCTAGCTATTGTATTGGGGGGTTCAGTTAGCTTAACTTGCTTTGTTTGGGTTCAAGACAACAAAGGTTTTGACTATGGATTCGGGCTTTCTATGATTGCCATGTTCGTGGGTGGGATCATCTTGATTTGTGGATTACCGTGGTATCGTATATATGTTGTGCAAGGAAGCAGTGCCATTACTGAAATCATACAG GTTTATGTTGCAGCGATTAGAAATAGTAACCTTCAACTTCCTGAGGATCCTTCTGAACTATATGAAATCCCAATGGACAAAGAAGCTGGCCTTCATGAAGAATTCTTACCTCACAGAGATGTTTACAG GTGGCTAGATAAAGCAGCGATCCGATCTGACAACACAGGTTCAAGTCCATGGAAGCTTTGCAGAGTTACACAAGTTGAAAATGCGAAAATCTTACTAGCAATGATTCCAGTATTCTTGTGTAGCATTATTATGACACTTTGCTTAGCGCAACTCCAAACGTTCTCAGTTCAACAAGGAGTCACCATGGACATCAAGCTCACAAAATCGTTTAATATGCCACCAGCATCCCTCCCAATTATTCCTGTAGCTTTCCTAGTTGTTTTAATTCCAATTTATGACAAAATCATTGTACCATTACTACGCAAATTTACTGGAATCCCTACAGGGATAACTTACTTGCAAAGAGTAGGAGTAGGTCTTATCCTCTCTTCAGTATCCATGGCAATCGCAGGGATCATGGAAGTGAAACGAAAAGACGTAGCTAAAGACCACAACATGCTGGACGCAATTCCTGTGCTTCAACCACTCCCCATTAGTGTTTTCTGGTTATCATTCCAATATTTTGTTTTTGGTATAGCTGATATGTTCACGTATGTGGGACTACTTGAGTTTTTCTACTCTCAAGCACCAAAGTCTATCAAATCAATTTCTTCTTGCTTTCTTTGGAGCTCAATGGCAATCGGGTATTTCATGAGTAGTATCATGGTGAAGATTGTTAACCACGCAACTAAAGCGGGGACAAAAAGTGGAGGCTGGTTGGCTGGGAACAACATAaataggaatcatttggaactgtTCTACTGGCTGCTTTCTATATTGAGTTTGATTAATTTCATAGTGTATCTATTTGTTGCAATGAGGTACAAGTATAGACCACAGAGTCTTGATACTGAGGATGAGCATGATCATGAGGTACAGCAGTTGAGGACACTAAAGCCTTCAATGTAG